In the genome of Deinococcus deserti VCD115, one region contains:
- a CDS encoding 5-formyltetrahydrofolate cyclo-ligase: MALLIPPVPHATKAEWRAWAREARSSVPDASATLCAALASFLRDHGVRRVLAYRALPGEPDVSALATEFELLTSRARFRPEPHLTLHPWASATELSRFGALQPPADAPRESLGTVDAALLPALAFDVRGVRLGYGGGFYDRLLPGFGGLVVGVVWSALVVPQLPADPHDVLAGFLATETGVRPSRP, from the coding sequence ATGGCGCTCCTGATCCCGCCAGTCCCACACGCCACCAAAGCGGAGTGGCGAGCCTGGGCTCGCGAAGCACGCAGCTCGGTGCCGGATGCCTCTGCCACGCTGTGCGCGGCTCTGGCGAGCTTCCTGCGCGATCATGGGGTGCGGCGCGTGCTGGCCTACCGTGCCCTGCCGGGTGAACCTGACGTGTCCGCCCTGGCCACCGAGTTCGAGCTGCTGACCAGCCGGGCGCGCTTCCGCCCGGAACCCCATCTGACGCTGCACCCATGGGCCAGCGCCACCGAGCTCAGCCGTTTCGGGGCGCTGCAACCCCCGGCCGATGCACCTCGTGAGTCGCTCGGTACGGTGGACGCCGCGCTGCTTCCAGCGCTGGCTTTCGATGTACGCGGCGTCCGGCTGGGGTATGGAGGCGGCTTCTACGACCGGCTGTTACCGGGCTTCGGCGGGCTGGTGGTTGGCGTGGTGTGGTCAGCCCTGGTGGTGCCGCAGCTCCCGGCTGATCCTCACGACGTCCTGGCGGGCTTTCTGGCCACCGAAACCGGTGTCCGGCCTTCCCGGCCGTAG